From the Irregularibacter muris genome, the window CAGATTATATTACGAGAAAAGTAGCAGATAAATTAAAGAGTTTATTTAAAACAGAAAGAGAAAACTTTGAGAAGTTCTGGGAGGATATTCATCCATTTATTAAATTTGGAGTATTAAGGGATGATAAGTTTTATGATCGAGTAGAATCTCTACTACTATATAAAACGGTAGAAGGTAAATATTTAACCCTGGAAGAGTATTTAGAAAAACAGGGAGATCAAGAAGAAAAAAATATTTATTATACCAATGATTCTAATCAACAAGCTCAATACATTAGAATGCTCAGGGAAAATGATCTAGAAGTACTCTCTCTAGAGCACTCCATTGATGCTGCTTTTATTTCCCACATGGAGATGAAGAAAACCCATGTTCATTTTAAGAGAGTGGACTCTGAAATAGCAGATTTATTAAAGGAATCGGATGATGCAGAGGATAAAGAAGTCATTACCAAAGAAACAGAAACCCTTACAAATATATTCAAAAAAGTATTAAACAAAGAAGAGATAAAAGTACAATTAGAAAGCCTTAAATCAGAAGAGGTAACAGGTATGGTCACCCTATCAGAGGACAGCAGACGTATGCAGGAAATGATGGAAAGATATGCTATGGGAGGACTTGAAGCAGGAATGATACCCAATGAGGAAATATTGGTATTAAATAAAAAACATCCTCTTATTCAATATATGCTTCATCATGGGGAGGAAGAGACAGAATTAATGAAGCTCATCCCTCAACAGGTATATGATTTAATTATGCTCAGTCATCAACCCCTTTCTCCAGAGCGTATGACAGACTTTATCAAACGTAGTAATGATATGATGAAACAAATGATTTCCTAATTAAGATAGAAAGGCTTATAGCTCATTGAGCTATAAGCCTTTCTGCAATATAAACTATAATGATAATAGAGAGAATGAGAGAAAAACCACCTTTTTTGAACGAGAAGGTGGTTTTTCTTGTGGAATAGGAAAATTTGTCTTAAATCTCTGTTTTTATAAGGAATAAAAAAGAAAAGAACTGTATATAATGCTAATAGTAAAAAATGGTAGGAAAAGCTATCTTATAAAAATAGACAGCACAAGGCATTTGATCAGGGAGCTTTATATAAGGATCAGGGGCAAAGTCAGAAATTGAAGATAGTATCTATCTATGGTTTTGAAAAACTTGGCATAAACCATAATAGACAAGCTTCAAGGAATAATGGGGAAGTTTTATTTTTATAAGATGGGGAGTTTAATTTCACTGCAGGAGGAAAGGACTTATTTTATTACCAAAATTCCAGGAGAAAATGGATAAATGAGGTGATGTCCTATTAGGTTTAAAGAGTTTTATATAGCTAAGGAAAGGAGGCATGAGAATGAAGAGATATAGGAAAGTACGTGTAGTAGCGCTTTTCATAGTCTGTATTATGATATTTTCCCTCTGGAACCCATTGATTTTTGCCAGTTCAAAGGATACCCATTCCCAATCTACAGGTCAAAATATTGAAAGCAATGCTACACCCGAAGGAGTTAAAAATGACAAGGAAGTCCTACTAGACAGTAATGCAGCAGCTGAAGACAAATCAAAAGCTTCAGATAAAGAAACAGAGCCGGCTATAAAGCAAGAGGAAGTTCCTAGGAATCAAGAAGATCCTTCAGACCCACAGGAAAAAGAGGAAAAAACAGAGGGAACCTCTATTGATCAAGGAAAAAATACAGAATCTGAGGGGACTTCTCATATAGGAGAAGAATCTATTGAACCAAAGGATTCTTCCAAGGAAGAAGGAAATAGCCCCCAGGACGAAGACCTAGTTTTAGAGGAGGAACCTGAAAAAACCATAAGCTACTATCCAGCATCTTCCCCTTTGAGGGTAGGACCTATTATTCAATCCTTTGGTTTGCTAAAGTCTAGTGGAAAAATGTCTAGTTTACATAGCGACATTATAGGAGATTATGTAAAGCCCTTAGAAGGTTTAAACCTGACAAAGAATGCTACTGTTTTTAAGAATACCCATGACGGTAGACAAATATTTCAGCTTGATCTAACCGCAACCACAGAATCAAAAATCGTAGATAAAACCAAACCCAGTGATATTGTTTTGGTTTTGGATAGGTCAGGGAGTATGACTGAGACACTAGAGAATATATATACAGAAATAACCAATGCTCCAGATACGAGTAAAACTTATTATATAAAGATAAATGGTAGTTATCAATCCATTAATTATAATTATGGTGGTTGGTATTATGGCTCTTCCAGTAATAGAAAGTTTGTTAGCTGGGATAAAAACGGAGATGATAGTTCGCCAGGATCTGATGGGGTAAGGGAATGGATTATTTGGCCTATTCTTGATCGATGGGTTGCTCCAGATAATCCAATTGGTAAACCCTTTTATACAAGAACCGAAGTAACCAGATTACAGTCTTTAAAGGATGCAGCAAATCATTTTGTCCATACCGTTTCCCAGGAATCCCCTGATAGTAAGATTGCCGTGGTTTCCTTTAGCGGTGAGACAACAAACCATACTAGCGGATTGGTGAATGTGAAAAATGGGGGTTCGGTAAACTCCACAATTACCAATGCCATTAATGGTTTAACTGCAGAGGGTGCAACCCATTCCAATAAAGGACTTGGGTTAGCTAAGAATATTTTTCAAGGAGACAATACTACCGATAGAAATCGAGTAGTGATTATGTTTACTGATGGGGAACCAGGCAATCAAGGCTTTAACAATAATGATGGCTATAGGTATGCAGCTGCTGCTATAAATCAAGCAGCAGCACTAAAGGGACAACGGGGCAGAACCATAAACAGTGATGTAAGTTTTAATGGATATAAACCAAATAATAGTGTAGATCTACCGAGGACAGCTAATAATGAGCCCGGTTGCGGAGCAACCCTATATACCATTGGTATTTTCCCATCAAATGTTAGCAATCATGCTCATCGCTACATGGCATGGGTGTCCAGTGATAATGATAGTTCTCAGACAGCAACAAATCCCAATGGGTATGAATACTACTTTACTGCTGAGGATAATGATAGTCTAAATAATATTTTCCAAAGGATAGCCGAGGAAACAGGAAAAACCATAGAGGATGTAGCCATAAGGGATTACATAGACCCACGCTTTGATGTTGTTGATGCCGAGGGCAATAGATTAGAGGTTGGGGCTAAAGTAGATGGTGGTGCAGGCACCATAAAATCAGATAACAATATTCTTTATATAGAATGGATCAAGGCAAAAATTGAACCAGGCACCCTAGAGGAGGGGAAGGGCTTTAAAGGGACTCTATATCTCAAGCCCAAGGAGAATTTTGTAGGGGGCAACAATGTACCCACGAACATTCCAAATCTATCCGCAATATATAGCGGAGATCAAAACATTGGTAGCTTCCCCTATCCATTAGTAAATGTGCCCTTTAGGTTAAATATAAAGAATATCAACGATACAGTATTCTTAGGAGAAAACATACCCAAAAGTCAAAATGAGGCCAGGGATGAAATGGCAGCAGAAAATCTTACCAATATTCCTTACCAATATCCCAGTGAAATGCTAAATATCCATTGGAATGAAAACTTTACAAAGGATACCAAGCCAAGGGATACAACCACCTATACCCTTGTCGTAACAGCTACACCAAAGGATTATATCCAAAATCCTGATGAGGATTTCTATCACCCAGCAATTGGCACCAAGGCAACAGAGGTGAGTAAAACCGGTACCTATAGTATAGAGGTAAAAAAAGGCACTCTGACCATTAGCAAGACAATTAAAGGGATAGAGAATCCAGACCAAAGCTTTGTTTTTGAAATAAGACAATATGAAGATATAGGCAAAACAAAGCTAGCCAAGACCTTCTACGAAACCATTAGAGTGACCAATGGCTCCAATAATGGGAAAATCATTACCCTACCAAAGGGCTATTATGAGGTTGTTGAAAAAGATGACTGGTCTTGGCAATATGATGCAGTAGGAAATACAAAGGTGAATGATACCCTGGGTATGGATAAAAACGGAAATAGAGATCTAAATAAAGTGAATGCCAAGACTTCCTTTGTCAATCAATCAAAGGAAATAAAATGGCTTGCCAGCATAGACTGGGCAATCAACAAATTTACAGGAGGTGGTAACTAATGAATAAGAAAGTCTGGGCTATTTTCTTGTCTTTAGCTGTTATTCTAATCATAGCAGGCACCACCTTAGCCTTACTCACCGCCCAAACTGGAGCCAAGAGTAACCAGTTTACCCCTGGAGTACTGACCACCACCATTATTGAAAATGGTGAGGACCCAGGAAGTACAAAGGAGTTTACGCCAGAGGGTAAAAATACAAGGAAAGAGGTAAGGGTACGAAATGATGAAAATGTCCATGGCGTAGAAGGCTACATCCGCGTCATGTTAGTGCCTACCTTCCGAACAAATGAGGGAACCCTACCCGGGAATATCGTCCTTCATCCCAGTGGCAATATCCTCACCATAACTGCTCCAAATAATGGGGGTACCATAAAATTAAAGCTGGTTAATGGATGGAAAGACAACTGGATATACGATAACGGATATTTTTACCATAGATCAATTGTTTTTCCAGGGAAGTTAACCGCTGTTTTGCTTGAGAGTGTGGAGGTGACAGATTCTGCACTATGGAATAGCTTCCACCTAGAAGTTCTATCCGATGCTATTCAGGCAGAAGGTGGAGCTTTAGAGGATGCTTGGGGTGAAGCCATAGGAAGGCTGCTGGATTAACCGGAGATTGCAGAAAATAAAGAAGAAAAGGAGGATTGGCTATGAATAGGAGGAGTTTACTTTTTACTCTATCTGTTGTACTGTGTGTAGCATTATTGCTAGGAGTTACCTATGCTTATTTTACTGCAAAATCGGATACAAAAATCAATACCTTTACTGTAAGTGATGGAATATCCATCCAGCTTGCAGAGCCTAAATGGGATAATCGAGATTATGAAGGAAAGGAAGGAAATATTCCTTTAGCAGATCTTGGGATAACAAAGGCTCAAAACATCGTCCCATCTCGAATTATTCCTAAGAATCCCAGTGTAAAAAATGCCAGTGATTCAGAAAGTGTCTGGCTGGCCATTAGGCTAGACTATACCATAGAGGGTGAATCATCAGATTATTCACAACTAGATGATTTTGCCACCATTGATTTTGCTGGAGGGGTTTGGGAGGAAAAAGAAAATTCAAATAAAAGGGTTTTCTACTATAACACAAAAGTAGAACCCCAAGACAATACTTCAGAACTATTTAGCAAAGTTGAAATCTCATCGAATACCAATGCCAATACATTAAAACCATTTGATATTAAGATTACTGCCTATGCAGTACAAGGTGAAAATGTTGACTATGGGCAAGCCAAAACAGAATTAGATGCTTTAATGGCAGCTACTCCATAAAATAAAAAAATAGGATCCTAAAAAATTGCATAGTTGGAGGATAGGATGTTAGACAATGGCATGGAGAAGAGAAAAAAGAATAAAGTAAGTAAAAACATAAACAATATTATTTTTATAATCCTAATGTTGATGATCATCTTTGTACTCTTTACAACGATGCAGGCCCACATAAGGGGGGAGGATCCAACTATATTTGGCTATCAATTTTACTATGTAGCCAGTGGAAGTATGACGCCCACTATTCCAGTAGGTTCCTTAATCGCAGTGCGGGACACAGATTACATAAATATTGAAAACAAGGATATTGTTACCTTTAAGGGATTAGGAAATACTCTAGTGACCCATCGAGTAAGGGAAGTTTCAGAAAATGGGCAAAGTTTCATTACCCGTGGGGATGCCAACAATATAGATGATCCAATAGCCGTCACCATGGAGACACTCGTAGGAAAGGTAGTATTTCACCTTCCCTATGTAGGATATTTTCTAAAATTTTTAAAATCAGCCTATGGTGTGGTGGTTTTTAGCCTAATCATAGGAGCTTCAATAATCCACTTTGCATTTCAAAGAAAAAGAAAAATAATATGAATAAGAAATGAGGAGAATTTATAATGAAAAGAAAATCAATGATGCTTATGGTTTCAGCTTTAGCACTTGTTTTAGCCATTGGAGGGGCTACCCTAGCATGGTTTACTAACGCAGCAGATCCTGTCACCAATACATTTGCAACTGGGGATGTGGCCATCACTTTGCACGATGAATTCAATAAAGAAGAAGCAAAAAATGTAATTCCAGGGGATGAGTATAACAAGGATGTATATGTTACCAGTGAAGGCTCCATTAATACCTATGTAAGGGTAAAACTTACTCCAGCATGGGATAAAGAGGGTCTTGATACAAATGTAGTTAAACTAACCCTTGATACAACGAAATGGATAAAAATAGGTGATTGGTATTACTATAAGGAAGCTCTTACCAAAGGTGGGCAAACCACAAAGCTTCTTGATTATGTGACCTTTAACGGCGCTGCAATGGATAATAGTTATCAAGAGGGAGAATTTACTATCCAAGTTGAAGCAGAAGCTATTCAAGCGACCAATAATGCTGCTGAAGCAGAGTGGAAGGTAAATACGACAAATTGGACAGCAATATCCAAATAATCATTTCCTGGAGGCTTTGCCTCCAGGATTAACCCCTTTCAAAGGAGGGTTGTAAATGAAATTCAAGCGGATAAAATCAACTACTTTTTTAAAGTCATTTCTGATGATGATGGTATTTTTATTGGTTTTAACCATTCAGCCTGCCTATGCAGGCAATCAATTACAGATTGTTGGAAACCATAGGGGTTTGGAAGTAATTCCTAAGGATCAGAATCTCTTCAAGGAATTAAATTTAAGCCCAGGGGATTATAGGAAAAGTAATTTGACCATAAAGAATAATGACAAGGATTCTTTTGAATTGTTTGTAAAAATTCAAAGGTTGGGCAAGAAACCTTCTCCAGCAGAGGCAGATCTGTATAAAAAATTATTCATGACCATCACTTTGGGAAATCGAGAGATATATACTGGTCCTATGATGAATTTTGCCAGTGGCAAAAATATAAGTTTGGGAAAAATTAAACCTGGAGAGGTTCGGGAGATGGAGGCTGTCGTTCATCTTCCGGGGGCAGATACTGGCAATGAATTTATGGGAGTAAGTCATAGGAATCAATGGACTTTTATAGCCCAAAGCCATGGCATGATTGATGAGGAAGATTCACCCTCAGGGCCTAAACTTCCCAAAACCGGTGGAATGCCCACAGCATTTTTCTATATTACAGGTGCTTTGATTACCCTAACGGGAATTGTCATTAAGAATAAAAAATAAATTGTATTAAGAGGATGCCCTTTAGCAGCCTCTTAATTTTTTTGGTGAAATATATTGTAGCCCTATAAAATACTGTAAGGGATAACCGGAGATGATTGTCCTATAAGATACATAAAACTTTTAAATATAGATTATTGACTTACAGTCAGTCAGTGATAAAATAAGGGTATAAAATAATGAAAAAGGTGAAGATCGTGAGTTATATAAAATTAGAAAAAGTAAAGAAGAGATATAAAATGGGGGAAGTCATCATTACCGCAGTGGATGGAGTGGACTTTGAAATTGAACAAGGAGACTTTGCTGTTGTGGTAGGGCCTTCGGGTGCGGGCAAAACTACAGTGCTAAACATCCTTGGAGGTATGGATTCCCTAGATGAAGGGATCATTACAGTAGATGGAAGGGATATTAGTGGCTATAGTAGTAAGATGCTAACAGAATATCGAAGATATGATATTGGATTTGTTTTTCAGTTTTATAATCTAGTGCAAAACCTTACAGCCAAAGAAAATGTGGAGCTGGCCTCCCAAATCAGTAAAGATCCTCTAGAGGTGGAGAAAGTTATGGAGATGGTGGGCCTTAAGGATAGAATGAATAACTTTCCTTCCCAGCTTTCAGGAGGAGAACAGCAAAGAGTAGCCATTGCTAGGGCTTTGGCAAAAAACCCAAAACTATTACTTTGTGATGAACCTACAGGAGCTTTGGATGACCAAACCGGTAAGTCTATTTTAAAACTCCTTCAGGATACTTGCAGATCTACGGGTATGACGGTAGTGGTCATTACCCACAATTCTGCCCTTACAGGCATGGCAGATAAGATTATCCGCATGAGAAATGGAAAGGTGGCGGAATTTATTGTCAATGAAAATCCAGTCTCTGTGGAAAGGATTGAGTGGTGATGAAGAAAAAATCCTTTTACAAGGACCTAATAAGATCCATATACAAAAGTAAGGCAAGGTTTTTATCTATTCTTGTTATTATTACCATAGGAGTAGCTTTTTTTGCGGGGATTAATGCTGGTGAACCAGATATGGTTTTATCCGCAGATAAATACTATAAAGAGCATAGATTATCTGACTTTAAAGTGATATCTCCCACAGGGTTTAAGGAGGAAGATATCCAAAAGGTAGAAACAATAGAGGGAATAGAAAAGGTACAAGGAGCGTACACCAAGGATCTTTTTCTTACTTCCAAGGAAGGCAACACTTCTACAGTAAAGCTCTTGAGTTATCATCATGGAACAAATCATGATGCCCTGAATATCCCTAGGATTATTGAGGGTAGAATGCCTGAAAAATCAGGAGAAATTGCTATAGATCATAGTCATAATGTACCTGAGGAAATCAAGTTGGGGAGTGAAATCACCTCTTCATTACCCAAGGGAGAGAAAAGAGAAGATTTCCTAAAAAAGGAGAAATATAAGGTGGTGGGAATTGTCCAATCCCCCCTATATATTAACTTTGAAAGAGGCCAGACCAACATGGGAGATGGCTCTATAGATTATTATGCCTATATTCCTCAAGAAGACTTTACTATGGAAAAAGTAACAGATCTTTTTATTGCCACCAAAGAATCTAAAAATCTTTCCGCCTATACAAAGGAGTATGACCATCATATTAAACCCATTGAGAACTCTTTAAAGGATATCGGTATGGTCTCTATGAAAGAGGAGACCAAAGAACTTAAAGAGGAGCTAAATAAAGGGAAAAAAGAATTAGAAGAAAATAAAATAAAAACAGAAAATGAACTAGCTAAAGCAGAAAAAAAGCTACAGGATGCCGAAAAAGAGATTGCCAAGGGAGAACAAGAGCTTAAAGAAAATGAAGGGAAATACCAAAAAGAATTGCAGGAGAAAAAAGCCCAATTAGAAAAGGGGAAAAAAGAATTAGAGAAGGGGAAAGCCCAATATCAAGAAAGCTATAATCAATGGGAAGAGGGCCATCGTCTTTATACTGAAAATCAAGAAAAACTTACCCAATCGAAGGCAGCATTGGATAGAGCAAAACAACAATTAAATAGCCTCCAGGAAGCCATACAAGGACTTCAGGATATTAGGGATAATGTGTCTATGGGAGCAATGACCGAGGAGGAATTTACCAATCTCATAGGAAGTATTGGTGTGCTTTCCCCAGATACTGCCCAGTACATCAAAGAGAATTTTGACCCTGGAGATAGGTTTCTAGGACTTAAAATCCGGGGAGTTCTAGATAATGCCCTTTCAACAATGAAAGAAAATCACCAAGGGGGTCAGAAAAGCTATCAGGTAGGGATGGCAAAGTATCAAGAGGGTCTAAAGGAGTTGGAGGAAGCCAAAATCCAGATAGATCAGGGAAAGGCCCAATTGGACCAAGCCAAAGCAGAGATAACAGCCAATGAAAAAGAGATAAGCAATGGGGAAAAAGCTCTTACTCAGGGAGAGAAGGACTTGCAAAGCTCCCTAGAAGAGGGGAAAAAGGAATTACAACAAGGCAAGAAAGAACTTGCTAAAGGGAGAAGCACCTATGAAAAAGAAAAGGCTGATGCCCTAAAAAAAATAAAAGAGGCTGAAATTGAAATAAAGGACGCCCAAAGACAAATAGGAGAAATTCCAGAGGAATGGTTTGTCATCAGTCGAGAGGGCAATCCTGGATATTCTACCTATGGTGATGATGCCCAAAGGATTGGTGCATTGGCCAAGGTATTTCCTTTATTTTTCTTTCTCGTGGCGGCTTTGGTATGTTTGACCACCATGACAAGGATGATTGAAGAGGAAAGAGCACAAATCGGCATCTTAAAAGCCTTAGGATATAATACCTTAACCATATCCTCAAAATATTTAATTTACGCTTTGTTAGCCAGTTTAGTAGGTGCCCTATTGGGCCTGAGTATAGGCTTTAGACTTTTTCCCAATGCCATTATGTTTGCCTATAAAACCATGTATAATATTCCGGAAAGGCTAACCCCTTTCCATTTGAATTATTCTATTCTTTCCCTACTCATGGCCGTAGTGACCACGGTATCGGCTTCGTTGCTTGCCACATTGCAGGAGCTTCGCTCCACCCCTGCAATACTTATGCAGCCCAAAGCGCCTAAACCAGGGAAAAGAATACTTTTAGAAAGAATAACTCCTCTGTGGAAGAGGCTATCCTTTTCCCATAAGGTAACTGCTAGGAATATTTTTCGGTACAAAAGAAGATTTTTTATGACCGTTATTGGCATTGCTGGTTGTACTGCCCTTCTAGTGACAGGTTTAGGAATTCGAGATTCCGTGAATGCCATTATGGGAAAACAGTTTGAAGACATCTTTATTTATGACGGTCAAATTATGCTGGATAGGGATAAAGATTTTCCAGAGGAGAGGCTAAAAACGATTGTTTCAAGTAGACAAGAAATAGAAAGGGATATGAGCACCTTAACCGAAAGTGTCAATGCCTTAACTCCAGGGTCCAGCAGAACCTATGAAGCCAACTTATTGGTCCCAGAACATCCAAAGGCTCTAGAAGAATTTTTTGATCTCCATGAAAGAGTGTCTAAGGAAAAGGTTGAATTAAAATCAGATAGTGCAGTCATTACAGAAAAACTCTCAGAGCTTTTGAAGGTGAAAGTAGGAGATAGCTTCAAATATAGAGATGCCCACAACAATACCTATGAAATAGAAGTAGGGGCCATCGTGGAAAATTATCTATCCCACTATATCTATATGACACCAGAATATTATGACGAAATTACCCTGAAAAACCCCCAATACAATTCCATTGTATTTAATGTTCAGGACATGGAGGAATTACACCATGGACAATTTAAAGAAGGTCTCATGGAGCATGGGGAAGTTTTAGGGGTTGTGTTTACCGAAAAAATAGCAGATGAATTTGGGAAAGTCCTAAAGAGTTTGAATTTCGTGGTGGTGCTCTTAGCCATTTCAGCAGGAGCCCTAGCCTTTGTGGTATTATTTAACCTCACCAATATCAATATCACCGAAAGAATTAGAGAAATAGCCACCATCAAAGTATTGGGCTTTCGGGATAAGGAAGTATCCTCTTATGTCTATAGGGAAAATATTATTCTGACCATTATAGGCACTTTAGTAGGGTTGGTTTTAGGATTCCTATTTCACCGCTATGTCATGACCACCATGGAAGTTGATGCCATGATGTTTGGGAAAAATATTCATCCGATTAGTTATGGAATTGCGGCTATACTCACTATGCTGTTTTCCATACTGGTCAATTATTTTATGTACGATAAGCTGAAAAAAGTGAATATGGTAGAATCCCTTAAATCTGTTGAATAGGAGGAGAAACATGCGGATTACTAAGGATCCTGAAATACGGAAACAGGAAATTATTGATAGGGCTAAGAAATTATTTGAGGAGAAAGGCATTCATAAGACTTCTATAAGCGAAATAGCAAAGGAAGTAGGCGTTGCTAAGGGCTTGATTTATTACTATTTTTCCTCCAAGAATCAGCTAGTAGAAAGCGTCATAGAGCAATTTATTTTAGGAATAGGAGAAGGATTGGAAGAGATCATGAAGAATGAGGAGTTGGACTTTTATTCTAAACTGACAGCCATCTTCCACCTTTATTTTGACTCTATACAAAAACACCCTGGGATATTTTCTCTATCCCTCGAGAACCCAGGAATATTCAGTTTAATAAGAAATAGATTGTCTGAAATAGCATTAATTCATGCCACGGATTTAATTACCTTGGGTATGAATCATGGCATAATCAATATTTCCTATCCAGAATATATGCTAAAAATTATTATACGAGGGCTTGGGGATTTATATATTGAAGGAGTGACTAATCCTGAAATACATGCAAGACTTATAGAACAGATATTGGGGTTAGGGAAAGGGAAACTTCAATTGAAGTAGAAGCATGAAATGATAAAAACAAGAGAAAAACAAAAAAAGCGACTAACGCTGCTCAAGTTCAAAAAAAGAATGGAGATATCTCCATTCTTTTTTTTGAGACTGTTGAAAACCATAGATAAAGGAAAACACCTGAATTTGTCATTGTGAGCATAGGGAAGAATCTAGCATTTAAGCTGGTTTAAGATTCTTCACTCCGCTACCTTCAGAATGACACAAAACTGGACTTTTTCAACAACCTGCAACGGCCATAGCCGCTTTTTATATTTGAAAGTTTATGAACAAATTAAAATTTCATTTCCCGCTGTTTTAAACTTTTAATTCTTTCGTCACTATTTTTAAGAAAATCAGTTAACATATTTTCGAAGGACTCTTTAGGCTTAGGTTTGGGTTTGGGCTTATTTGAAGTGAAGCTTCTATTTTGTTGGCTAGGCTTTTTTTCCAAGGCCTTAATAGAAAGTTCTATTTTATTATCCTCTTTCACCCTAAGAATTTTTACGCTGATTTCTTGTCCTTCCTTTAAATAATCATTGACGTCTTTTACATATTCGTTTGATATCTCTGAAATATGGCATAAACCTATTTTGTCCTCTGCAAGTTTAATAAAAGCTCCATACTTGGTAATTCCAGAAACTACACCTTTTACAACTTCTCCACTTTTTAATGACATTAAAATAATTTTCCTCCTTGTATTTATCATTACTATCTATTATATGCTAAGTGGGCTATAAAGTAAAACCAAAGGCCTTGGCAAAATCAAAAATTTAAGAAAGAATAAGGGAGAAAGAGGAAGAATATGTAAATCAGAAAAGTGATAGACAAAAATCGACAAAATTTGATATAATAAAAAAGTTAATGCTTTGCCCCTCTGCTTTAGCACTCAAAAAATGAAAGGAGAGAGACAATTGAAAAAGGTTCAAACAAAGAAAAAAAATGGATTATTCAATAGATTTTTAAACGTCGTAGAAACAGCAGGAAATAAACTACCC encodes:
- a CDS encoding LPXTG cell wall anchor domain-containing protein → MKFKRIKSTTFLKSFLMMMVFLLVLTIQPAYAGNQLQIVGNHRGLEVIPKDQNLFKELNLSPGDYRKSNLTIKNNDKDSFELFVKIQRLGKKPSPAEADLYKKLFMTITLGNREIYTGPMMNFASGKNISLGKIKPGEVREMEAVVHLPGADTGNEFMGVSHRNQWTFIAQSHGMIDEEDSPSGPKLPKTGGMPTAFFYITGALITLTGIVIKNKK
- a CDS encoding TasA family protein; the protein is MKRKSMMLMVSALALVLAIGGATLAWFTNAADPVTNTFATGDVAITLHDEFNKEEAKNVIPGDEYNKDVYVTSEGSINTYVRVKLTPAWDKEGLDTNVVKLTLDTTKWIKIGDWYYYKEALTKGGQTTKLLDYVTFNGAAMDNSYQEGEFTIQVEAEAIQATNNAAEAEWKVNTTNWTAISK
- a CDS encoding SipW-dependent-type signal peptide-containing protein, yielding MNRRSLLFTLSVVLCVALLLGVTYAYFTAKSDTKINTFTVSDGISIQLAEPKWDNRDYEGKEGNIPLADLGITKAQNIVPSRIIPKNPSVKNASDSESVWLAIRLDYTIEGESSDYSQLDDFATIDFAGGVWEEKENSNKRVFYYNTKVEPQDNTSELFSKVEISSNTNANTLKPFDIKITAYAVQGENVDYGQAKTELDALMAATP
- a CDS encoding ABC transporter ATP-binding protein, with product MKKVKIVSYIKLEKVKKRYKMGEVIITAVDGVDFEIEQGDFAVVVGPSGAGKTTVLNILGGMDSLDEGIITVDGRDISGYSSKMLTEYRRYDIGFVFQFYNLVQNLTAKENVELASQISKDPLEVEKVMEMVGLKDRMNNFPSQLSGGEQQRVAIARALAKNPKLLLCDEPTGALDDQTGKSILKLLQDTCRSTGMTVVVITHNSALTGMADKIIRMRNGKVAEFIVNENPVSVERIEW
- a CDS encoding signal peptidase I, with the translated sequence MLDNGMEKRKKNKVSKNINNIIFIILMLMIIFVLFTTMQAHIRGEDPTIFGYQFYYVASGSMTPTIPVGSLIAVRDTDYINIENKDIVTFKGLGNTLVTHRVREVSENGQSFITRGDANNIDDPIAVTMETLVGKVVFHLPYVGYFLKFLKSAYGVVVFSLIIGASIIHFAFQRKRKII
- a CDS encoding VWA domain-containing protein, with the translated sequence MKRYRKVRVVALFIVCIMIFSLWNPLIFASSKDTHSQSTGQNIESNATPEGVKNDKEVLLDSNAAAEDKSKASDKETEPAIKQEEVPRNQEDPSDPQEKEEKTEGTSIDQGKNTESEGTSHIGEESIEPKDSSKEEGNSPQDEDLVLEEEPEKTISYYPASSPLRVGPIIQSFGLLKSSGKMSSLHSDIIGDYVKPLEGLNLTKNATVFKNTHDGRQIFQLDLTATTESKIVDKTKPSDIVLVLDRSGSMTETLENIYTEITNAPDTSKTYYIKINGSYQSINYNYGGWYYGSSSNRKFVSWDKNGDDSSPGSDGVREWIIWPILDRWVAPDNPIGKPFYTRTEVTRLQSLKDAANHFVHTVSQESPDSKIAVVSFSGETTNHTSGLVNVKNGGSVNSTITNAINGLTAEGATHSNKGLGLAKNIFQGDNTTDRNRVVIMFTDGEPGNQGFNNNDGYRYAAAAINQAAALKGQRGRTINSDVSFNGYKPNNSVDLPRTANNEPGCGATLYTIGIFPSNVSNHAHRYMAWVSSDNDSSQTATNPNGYEYYFTAEDNDSLNNIFQRIAEETGKTIEDVAIRDYIDPRFDVVDAEGNRLEVGAKVDGGAGTIKSDNNILYIEWIKAKIEPGTLEEGKGFKGTLYLKPKENFVGGNNVPTNIPNLSAIYSGDQNIGSFPYPLVNVPFRLNIKNINDTVFLGENIPKSQNEARDEMAAENLTNIPYQYPSEMLNIHWNENFTKDTKPRDTTTYTLVVTATPKDYIQNPDEDFYHPAIGTKATEVSKTGTYSIEVKKGTLTISKTIKGIENPDQSFVFEIRQYEDIGKTKLAKTFYETIRVTNGSNNGKIITLPKGYYEVVEKDDWSWQYDAVGNTKVNDTLGMDKNGNRDLNKVNAKTSFVNQSKEIKWLASIDWAINKFTGGGN